The following proteins are encoded in a genomic region of Odontesthes bonariensis isolate fOdoBon6 chromosome 19, fOdoBon6.hap1, whole genome shotgun sequence:
- the LOC142368670 gene encoding transmembrane protein 272-like — protein MPEYQVVVFGKLVLGCSALFTFIMSIANISIGAVYLNDCPQQPYIPIYLIVVGVFGLVLAVLSCLPFAPNLDGCIACGACIVLNSLISSFLFCWFIAGNVWIYSIYEPNYNKNTTNVDPYCDKTVYLFAFWTTTLVYILSGFYMFIGCYFFFWFYFCPESCFCCCLGFCFSRTD, from the exons ATGCCAGAATACCAGGTCGTTGTGTTCGGGAAGCTGGTACTCG GATGTTCAGCGCTGTTTACTTTCATTATGTCCATTGCTAATATTTCAATTG GGGCAGTATACCTGAATGACTGTCCGCAGCAGCCCTACATTCCCATCTATCTGATAGTGGTGGGGGTCTTTGGTCTGGTGCTGGCGGTGCTCTCCTGCCTCCCCTTCGCTCCTAATCTCGATGGCTGCATCGCCTGCGGCGCCTGCATCGTCTTGAACTCGCTGATTTCTTCCTTCCTCTTCTGCTGGTTTATCGCCG GTAATGTGTGGATTTACTCAATTTATGAACCGAACTACAACAAGAATACAACAAACGTGGATCCCTACTGTGATAAGACAGTGTACCTGTTTGCCTTCTGGACCACCACGCTGGTCTACATCCTGAGTGGTTTCTACATGTTCATCGGCTGCTACTTCTTCTTCTGGTTCTACTTCTGCCCCGAaagctgcttctgctgctgcttaGGATTCTGCTTCAGCAGGACTGACTGA
- the LOC142369064 gene encoding transmembrane protein 272 has product MSNIQLIQHIHRPPQPSAPVLGFSKLFVCVMPIAQISIGAVHLNDCPRQPYIPIYLIVAGVFGLALAVLSCLPCAQELDDGTTNPLSRPCAAWNSLTSFFLFCWFITGNVWIYSIYEPNYNKTTTNVDPYCDKTVYLFAFWTTTLVYILIGFFMFIGCCLCCRSLVVPNPSDNV; this is encoded by the exons ATGTCAAACATCCAGCTCATTCAGCACATCCACAGGCCTCCTCAACCCTCTGCGCCGGTGCTCG GATTTTCAAAGCTGTTTGTTTGCGTTATGCCCATTGCTCAGATTTCAATTG GGGCAGTACACCTGAATGACTGTCCGCGGCAGCCCTACATTCCCATCTATCTGATAGTGGCGGGGGTCTTTGGTCTGGCGCTGGCGGTGCTCTCCTGCCTCCCCTGCGCGCAGGAGCTCGATGACGGCACCACCAACCCGCTGAGCCGGCCCTGCGCCGCCTGGAACTCACTGACGTCTTTCTTCCTCTTCTGCTGGTTTATCACCG GTAATGTGTGGATTTACTCAATTTATGAACCGAACTACAACAAGACTACAACGAACGTGGATCCCTACTGTGATAAGACAGTTTACCTGTTTGCCTTCTGGACCACCACGCTGGTCTACATCCTGATTGGTTTCTTCATGTTCATtggctgctgcttgtgctgcaGGAGCTTAGTCGTCCCCAACCCCAGCGACAACGTCTAG
- the LOC142368544 gene encoding calpain-5 isoform X1 has translation MLEQVTDFQGQSFHKLRRACLRRGALFKDPLFPATDQSLFYKRAPPPGLTWKRPWEICKDPRLFVDGISTRDLHQGSLGNCWMVAAISCLASEPSLWKKVIPDHVDQEWNPKRLDLYAGIFHFRFWRLGRWMDVVVDDRLPVSGDGVLLFCRSATPREFWSALLEKAYAKINGCYEALEGGNTAEALIDFTGGVSEPLGLDREALSLHNDQRKALFQTLTKVHERKSLISCSIRPAEGETVESVLDCGLVRGHAYGITAVRKVRLGEKPWKTSGKFRLFMVRMRNPWGTTDWRGAWSQGSEQWQQLSRAEREKMGLVVRDVGEFWMDFQDFCRYFTDVVVCRLVERALLWPSSHWRETQCYGEWALAPPASGEAPRKVLHGNIALNLSENKSGGAKQRGNRKEARLRESQQKGGKRGICNPHESGRNTRKQDEGGGASGAWEAQMDRRSRCGGCINHRDTFLHNPQFMFEVRGKEEEALICLQQEDRRIWRKNGGGENLPIGFEVLKVEVNRCSRAQCVVEQAASSVYMDSRSVTWRGTLAPGRYVVLPTTFLPGATGRFLLRLFSHAHVRLWELREDLPSPSLFQCFLPQPAVVTTVHLRRASGLRPPKQTAPDVYAVLRCESDTIRTRVFREEGNPEFNLRTIFYRRYPNAHISVELWSRGLLWDSLLGDARLQTNESERSRSQVIDLRGGQSRSLFRSCIYVETSSSVCLTDL, from the exons GAAATCTGTAAGGACCCTCGTCTGTTCGTGGACGGCATCAGCACCCGTGACTTGCACCAAGGCAGTCTGGGTAACTGCTGGATGGTGGCAGCTATTTCCTGCCTAGCGTCTGAGCCATCGCTGTGGAAGAAG GTCATTCCCGACCACGTGGACCAGGAATGGAACCCAAAGCGTCTCGATCTGTACGCGGGAATCTTCCATTTCCGCTTCTGGCGCCTTGGTCGCTGGATGGATGTTGTGGTGGATGACCGCCTGCCAGTCAGCGGGGATGGAGTGCTGCTCTTCTGCCGCTCTGCAACACCCAGAGAGTTTTGGAGCGCCCTGCTGGAGAAAGCGTACGCCAA AATAAATGGATGCTATGAGGCGTTGGAAGGAGGAAACACAGCAGAGGCCCTCATTGACTTCACCGGTGGGGTCTCGGAGCCTCTCGGCCTGGATCGCGAGGCCCTCAGCCTGCACAACGACCAGAGAAAAGCTCTCTTCCAGACATTAACTAAGGTCCACGAACGCAAATCCCTCATCAGCTGCTCCATACGG CCGGCTGAGGGAGAGACTGTGGAGTCGGTGCTGGACTGTGGGCTCGTGCGTGGACACGCCTACGGGATCACAGCAGTGAGGAAGGTGAGGCTCGGGGAGAAGCCGTGGAAAACAAGCGGGAAGTTCCGACTCTTTATGGTGCGGATGAGGAACCCATGGGGGACCACGGATTGGAGGGGTGCCTGGAGTCAGGG GTCAGAGCAGTGGCAACAACTGAGTCgagcagagagggagaagaTGGGGCTCGTTGTTCGGGATGTTGGGGAGTTCTG GATGGATTTCCAGGACTTTTGTCGCTACTTCACAGATGTGGTGGTGTGTCGGTTGGTGGAGAGGGCTCTGCTGTGGCCCAGCTCGCACTGGAGAGAAACACAATGCTACGGGGAGTGGGCTCTGGCTCCCCCCGCCTCTGGAGAAGCTCCACGCAAGGTGCTCCACGGCAACATCGCTCTGAACCTGAGTGAAAACAAGTCTGGAGGGGCCAAGCAGCGAGGGAACCGAAAAGAAGCCCGACTCAGGGAGAGTCAACAGAAGGGAGGCAAAAGAGGAATCTGCAATCCCCATGAGAGTGGGAGGAACACCAGGAAGCAGGATGAGGGTGGAGGGGCGAGTGGAGCGTGGGAGGCACAGATGGACAGGAGGAGTCGGTGTGGGGGGTGTATCAACCACAGGGACACCTTTCTGCACAATCCACAG ttcaTGTTTGAGGTACGAGGCAAAGAGGAGGAGGCGCTGATCTGCCTGCAGCAGGAGGACCGGAGGATCTGGAGGAAAAACGGAGGAGGAGAAAACCTGCCGATCGGCTTTGAGGTGCTGAAG GTGGAGGTGAACCGCTGCAGCCGGGCGCAGTGTGTGGTGGAGCAGGCGGCCAGCTCCGTCTACATGGACTCCCGCAGTGTGACGTGGAGGGGGACTCTGGCTCCGGGCCGCTACGTTGTGCTGCCCACCACCTTCCTGCCGGGCGCCACCGGGCGCTTCCTGCTGCGCCTCTTCTCCCACGCTCATGTCAGACTCTG GGAACTGAGGGAGGACCTGCCGTCTCCCTCCTTGTTCCAGTGTTTTCTACCTCAGCCCGCAGTGGTGACCACGGTGCACCTCCGCAGGGCGTCGGGACTCCGCCCTCCCAAACAGACAG CTCCAGATGTTTACGCTGTCTTGCGATGTGAGAGCGACACCATCAGGACGCGGGTGTTCAGGGAGGAGGGAAACCCCGAATTCAACCTCAGAACCATCTTCTACAGACGATACCCCAACGCACACATCTCTGTGGAG ctGTGGAGCAGAGGTCTGCTGTGGGACTCGCTGCTCGGAGACGCTCGACTCCAGACGAACGAATCCGAGAGGAGCCGGAGTCAGGTGATCGATCTGCGAGGCGGCCAGTCGCGCTCGTTATTCAGAAGTTGCATCTACGTTGAGACATCCTCCAGTGTCTGCCTCACAGACTTGTGA
- the LOC142368544 gene encoding calpain-5 isoform X2, with translation MLEQVTDFQGQSFHKLRRACLRRGALFKDPLFPATDQSLFYKRAPPPGLTWKRPWEICKDPRLFVDGISTRDLHQGSLGNCWMVAAISCLASEPSLWKKVIPDHVDQEWNPKRLDLYAGIFHFRFWRLGRWMDVVVDDRLPVSGDGVLLFCRSATPREFWSALLEKAYAKINGCYEALEGGNTAEALIDFTGGVSEPLGLDREALSLHNDQRKALFQTLTKVHERKSLISCSIRPAEGETVESVLDCGLVRGHAYGITAVRKVRLGEKPWKTSGKFRLFMVRMRNPWGTTDWRGAWSQGSEQWQQLSRAEREKMGLVVRDVGEFWMDFQDFCRYFTDVVVCRLVERALLWPSSHWRETQCYGEWALAPPASGEAPRKVLHGNIALNLSENKSGGAKQRGNRKEARLRESQQKGGKRGICNPHESGRNTRKQDEGGGASGAWEAQMDRRSRCGGCINHRDTFLHNPQFMFEVRGKEEEALICLQQEDRRIWRKNGGGENLPIGFEVLKVEVNRCSRAQCVVEQAASSVYMDSRSVTWRGTLAPGRYVVLPTTFLPGATGRFLLRLFSHAHVRLWELREDLPSPSLFQCFLPQPAVVTTVHLRRASGLRPPKQTGDSAPSINLLQRSSWTRHTSVW, from the exons GAAATCTGTAAGGACCCTCGTCTGTTCGTGGACGGCATCAGCACCCGTGACTTGCACCAAGGCAGTCTGGGTAACTGCTGGATGGTGGCAGCTATTTCCTGCCTAGCGTCTGAGCCATCGCTGTGGAAGAAG GTCATTCCCGACCACGTGGACCAGGAATGGAACCCAAAGCGTCTCGATCTGTACGCGGGAATCTTCCATTTCCGCTTCTGGCGCCTTGGTCGCTGGATGGATGTTGTGGTGGATGACCGCCTGCCAGTCAGCGGGGATGGAGTGCTGCTCTTCTGCCGCTCTGCAACACCCAGAGAGTTTTGGAGCGCCCTGCTGGAGAAAGCGTACGCCAA AATAAATGGATGCTATGAGGCGTTGGAAGGAGGAAACACAGCAGAGGCCCTCATTGACTTCACCGGTGGGGTCTCGGAGCCTCTCGGCCTGGATCGCGAGGCCCTCAGCCTGCACAACGACCAGAGAAAAGCTCTCTTCCAGACATTAACTAAGGTCCACGAACGCAAATCCCTCATCAGCTGCTCCATACGG CCGGCTGAGGGAGAGACTGTGGAGTCGGTGCTGGACTGTGGGCTCGTGCGTGGACACGCCTACGGGATCACAGCAGTGAGGAAGGTGAGGCTCGGGGAGAAGCCGTGGAAAACAAGCGGGAAGTTCCGACTCTTTATGGTGCGGATGAGGAACCCATGGGGGACCACGGATTGGAGGGGTGCCTGGAGTCAGGG GTCAGAGCAGTGGCAACAACTGAGTCgagcagagagggagaagaTGGGGCTCGTTGTTCGGGATGTTGGGGAGTTCTG GATGGATTTCCAGGACTTTTGTCGCTACTTCACAGATGTGGTGGTGTGTCGGTTGGTGGAGAGGGCTCTGCTGTGGCCCAGCTCGCACTGGAGAGAAACACAATGCTACGGGGAGTGGGCTCTGGCTCCCCCCGCCTCTGGAGAAGCTCCACGCAAGGTGCTCCACGGCAACATCGCTCTGAACCTGAGTGAAAACAAGTCTGGAGGGGCCAAGCAGCGAGGGAACCGAAAAGAAGCCCGACTCAGGGAGAGTCAACAGAAGGGAGGCAAAAGAGGAATCTGCAATCCCCATGAGAGTGGGAGGAACACCAGGAAGCAGGATGAGGGTGGAGGGGCGAGTGGAGCGTGGGAGGCACAGATGGACAGGAGGAGTCGGTGTGGGGGGTGTATCAACCACAGGGACACCTTTCTGCACAATCCACAG ttcaTGTTTGAGGTACGAGGCAAAGAGGAGGAGGCGCTGATCTGCCTGCAGCAGGAGGACCGGAGGATCTGGAGGAAAAACGGAGGAGGAGAAAACCTGCCGATCGGCTTTGAGGTGCTGAAG GTGGAGGTGAACCGCTGCAGCCGGGCGCAGTGTGTGGTGGAGCAGGCGGCCAGCTCCGTCTACATGGACTCCCGCAGTGTGACGTGGAGGGGGACTCTGGCTCCGGGCCGCTACGTTGTGCTGCCCACCACCTTCCTGCCGGGCGCCACCGGGCGCTTCCTGCTGCGCCTCTTCTCCCACGCTCATGTCAGACTCTG GGAACTGAGGGAGGACCTGCCGTCTCCCTCCTTGTTCCAGTGTTTTCTACCTCAGCCCGCAGTGGTGACCACGGTGCACCTCCGCAGGGCGTCGGGACTCCGCCCTCCCAAACAGACAGGTGATTCAGCGCCATCAATAAACCTCCTGCAGAGAAGCAGCTGGACACGTCACACTTCTGTTTGGTag